A region of uncultured Draconibacterium sp. DNA encodes the following proteins:
- the hypD gene encoding trans-4-hydroxy-L-proline dehydratase encodes MSLADELTIKTPERPAGAEGNFYTPHPDAIGPGMNERIQRLRKQSVETQESLSIERALITTKFYKENYGKHSEPMMRALNFLEICKQKTIYIGDDELIVAERGPVPKSVPTFPELTCHSVEDFHVLNTRDQQQYTISQEDIDTYEREVIPYWEGRTMRERIFNHVPQEWQRAYEAGVFTEFMEQRAPGHTALDGAIYKKGMLDYKKEINDHINRLDFMNDPEATEKLEELKAMDVSCDAAIVFAERHADLAEEMAKTENDPKRVAELKRIAEVCRWVPANAPRNVWEAIQMYWFVHLGTVTELNGWDAMNPGHFDQHLTPFYEKELADGALTRDEAKELISCFWIKVNNHPAPPKVGITARESGTFNDFTNINIGGVKPDGTDGVSEVSYMMLEVIEELHVLQPGNSVHIAKVTPDEFLQAAGKLIRQGHGYPSVFNPDMYIQEMVNQGKTLQDAREGGCSGCIEVGAFGKEAYLLTGYLNVPKVLEITLNNGIDPVTGKVAGIETGDPLTFKSFDELYDAFLKQLNFVVDQKIRVSNYIDQMFAKYAPAPFLSVVIEDCISKGKDYYNGGPRYNTNYIQCTGLATVTDSLSVLKKHVFEDKTFPMETLLGAVAKNFEGEEVLRQRILNRTPFFGNDDEYADTIAVQVYNDLLDAIEGKPNTKGEVFHLNMLSTTCHVYFGLVLGATPNGRFAGKSISDGTSPSHGCDTHGPTNVIRSLGKLDQSKSGGTLLNLRFVPSLLKRDKDVEKLGHLIRSYFSLGGHHIQFNIVDTATLLAAQACPEDYKDLLVRMAGYSDYFNDMNADLQQEVIDRTQNEVL; translated from the coding sequence ATGTCTTTAGCAGACGAACTAACCATAAAGACACCCGAACGTCCGGCAGGCGCTGAAGGTAATTTTTATACGCCGCATCCTGATGCTATTGGTCCCGGCATGAACGAACGCATTCAGCGATTGCGCAAACAAAGTGTTGAAACACAGGAGTCGCTGTCGATTGAGCGTGCCTTGATCACCACAAAGTTTTACAAAGAAAACTACGGCAAGCACTCGGAGCCGATGATGCGCGCCCTTAATTTTCTTGAAATTTGTAAGCAAAAAACCATATACATTGGCGACGATGAATTGATTGTTGCCGAACGAGGCCCGGTTCCAAAATCGGTTCCTACCTTTCCCGAACTCACCTGCCACAGTGTGGAGGATTTTCATGTGTTGAACACACGGGATCAGCAACAATACACCATTTCGCAGGAAGATATTGATACTTACGAACGCGAAGTAATTCCATACTGGGAAGGGCGCACCATGCGCGAACGTATTTTTAATCATGTTCCGCAGGAGTGGCAACGTGCCTATGAGGCAGGTGTGTTTACCGAGTTTATGGAGCAACGTGCTCCCGGTCATACTGCGCTTGATGGGGCGATCTACAAAAAGGGAATGCTTGATTATAAAAAGGAGATCAACGATCATATCAATCGCTTAGATTTTATGAACGACCCGGAAGCCACCGAAAAGCTGGAGGAACTAAAAGCCATGGATGTGTCGTGCGATGCTGCTATTGTTTTTGCTGAGCGCCATGCCGATCTGGCGGAAGAGATGGCCAAAACCGAAAACGATCCGAAGCGTGTTGCCGAGCTGAAACGTATTGCCGAAGTGTGTCGTTGGGTGCCTGCCAACGCGCCACGAAATGTTTGGGAAGCCATTCAGATGTATTGGTTTGTGCACCTCGGAACCGTTACCGAATTAAACGGATGGGATGCTATGAATCCGGGACATTTCGATCAGCACCTTACACCGTTCTACGAAAAAGAACTGGCCGATGGAGCCCTGACCCGCGATGAGGCAAAAGAGCTGATCAGCTGTTTCTGGATAAAAGTAAATAACCACCCCGCGCCACCAAAAGTGGGAATTACAGCACGCGAAAGTGGAACGTTTAACGATTTCACCAACATTAACATAGGTGGTGTAAAACCCGACGGAACTGACGGCGTAAGCGAAGTGTCGTATATGATGCTGGAAGTTATTGAAGAGCTGCATGTGTTGCAACCGGGTAACTCGGTGCACATTGCCAAAGTTACTCCCGACGAGTTTTTACAGGCCGCCGGTAAACTGATCCGCCAGGGACACGGTTACCCCTCGGTATTTAACCCTGATATGTATATTCAGGAAATGGTGAACCAGGGAAAGACCCTGCAGGATGCCCGCGAAGGCGGCTGCAGTGGATGTATCGAAGTGGGTGCTTTTGGAAAAGAAGCTTACCTGCTCACCGGTTATCTGAATGTTCCGAAAGTGCTGGAGATTACGCTGAATAATGGTATCGATCCGGTAACAGGAAAAGTGGCCGGTATTGAAACAGGCGATCCACTGACTTTTAAAAGTTTCGATGAGTTGTACGACGCATTCCTGAAGCAACTGAATTTTGTGGTCGACCAGAAAATACGTGTAAGCAACTACATCGACCAGATGTTTGCCAAGTATGCACCGGCGCCATTCCTTTCAGTGGTTATTGAAGATTGTATCTCGAAAGGAAAAGACTACTACAACGGTGGGCCGCGCTACAATACCAATTACATACAGTGTACCGGATTGGCAACGGTAACCGACAGTCTTTCGGTCCTGAAAAAACATGTTTTCGAAGACAAAACCTTCCCGATGGAAACCCTTCTTGGCGCTGTAGCCAAAAACTTCGAAGGCGAAGAAGTGTTGCGTCAGCGTATTCTGAACCGCACACCGTTTTTTGGTAACGACGACGAATATGCCGATACCATTGCTGTGCAGGTGTACAACGATCTGCTGGATGCCATTGAAGGAAAGCCGAATACCAAAGGCGAAGTATTTCATTTAAATATGCTGTCGACCACCTGCCACGTGTATTTTGGACTGGTGCTGGGAGCCACACCAAACGGGCGTTTTGCGGGGAAATCGATTTCCGATGGTACATCACCGTCGCATGGTTGCGATACACACGGACCAACCAACGTGATTCGCTCGTTGGGGAAACTCGACCAGTCGAAATCGGGAGGAACCTTGCTGAACCTGCGTTTTGTGCCGAGTTTGCTAAAACGCGATAAAGACGTGGAGAAACTGGGACATCTTATCCGCAGTTATTTTTCGCTGGGAGGTCACCACATTCAGTTTAATATTGTTGACACGGCAACGCTTTTGGCAGCACAGGCTTGTCCTGAGGATTACAAGGACCTGCTGGTGCGTATGGCCGGATACAGCGATTATTTTAACGATATGAATGCCGACCTGCAACAGGAAGTTATTGACCGTACACAGAATGAGGTGCTATAG
- a CDS encoding GIY-YIG nuclease family protein has protein sequence MRDHSYFVYIVTNKNKTVLYIGVTNDLQRRVYEHENGLIPGFTKKYNCHFLVYYEHFQNIDDAIGREKEIKKWRREKKENLIDKRNPDWKFLNSQIYDAL, from the coding sequence ATGAGAGACCATAGTTATTTCGTTTACATCGTTACAAACAAAAACAAGACTGTTCTCTACATTGGAGTTACAAACGACTTACAAAGAAGAGTTTATGAACATGAAAACGGATTAATACCAGGATTTACTAAAAAATACAATTGCCATTTTCTCGTTTATTACGAACATTTTCAAAATATTGATGACGCTATTGGCAGGGAAAAGGAAATAAAGAAATGGAGAAGAGAGAAAAAGGAAAACCTGATAGATAAAAGGAATCCTGATTGGAAGTTTCTGAATTCTCAGATTTATGATGCGTTGTAG
- a CDS encoding glycyl-radical enzyme activating protein: MNQPLIFDIKRYAINDGPGIRITLFMKGCPLSCKWCHNPESQSPGVQKLYTESKCIGAQECTKMCPEDALTLTPKGIVTDYEACTLCGICADVCPTKAIEMSGRPYEVEELMQIIERERIHIDQSGGGVTFSGGEPLMHPEFLLQMLDACGENKLHRTVDTCGFADTDTLLEVAKRTELFLFDLKLMDEGKHKKWTGVSNKLILKNLRVLAESGANINIRVPFIRNVNADHNTLTEMAEFIAALPGKKPEVNLLPYHNIAANKYNKLGSKYNAFNMEEPTEEEQNRALAIFQKFGIEAEIGG, from the coding sequence ATGAATCAACCACTAATATTCGATATAAAACGATATGCCATTAACGATGGGCCGGGGATTCGCATAACCCTGTTTATGAAGGGATGCCCGTTGAGCTGCAAATGGTGTCACAACCCGGAGAGCCAGTCGCCGGGAGTACAAAAGCTGTATACCGAATCGAAATGTATTGGCGCGCAGGAGTGTACCAAAATGTGCCCGGAAGATGCGCTTACACTTACGCCAAAAGGAATTGTTACCGACTACGAAGCCTGTACCCTTTGTGGTATTTGTGCCGATGTATGCCCCACAAAAGCCATCGAAATGTCGGGGCGGCCCTACGAGGTGGAGGAGCTGATGCAGATCATCGAGCGCGAACGGATTCACATCGATCAGTCGGGTGGTGGTGTTACCTTTTCGGGAGGTGAGCCCTTGATGCACCCGGAGTTTCTGCTACAGATGCTCGATGCCTGTGGCGAAAATAAACTACACCGGACCGTTGATACCTGCGGATTTGCTGACACCGACACCTTGCTGGAAGTGGCTAAACGAACCGAACTTTTCCTGTTCGACCTAAAGCTGATGGATGAGGGCAAACACAAAAAGTGGACGGGCGTAAGTAACAAGTTGATCCTGAAAAACCTTCGGGTGCTGGCCGAAAGCGGTGCGAACATCAATATACGTGTGCCCTTTATCCGCAATGTAAATGCCGACCATAACACGCTTACCGAAATGGCGGAGTTTATTGCCGCTTTACCGGGCAAAAAACCGGAGGTAAACTTGTTGCCCTACCATAATATAGCAGCTAACAAATACAACAAACTGGGATCGAAGTACAACGCGTTTAATATGGAAGAGCCCACCGAAGAGGAACAAAACCGGGCGTTGGCGATATTCCAAAAATTTGGGATTGAGGCTGAAATTGGGGGATAG
- a CDS encoding arylsulfatase: MKQIVFLFLLALMASCMQPQPQKQAESENSLPYPPPEFHGKIGTTFEDSEEDYPQPFEAPEGAPNVIVVLLDDVGFGQAGVMGGPIPTPAMDKLASNGLTYTRFHTTGICSPTRAALLTGRNHHQTGFGTISELSTGYPGYNSIWGKDVGTVAEILKQNGYSTAAWGKWHNTPDWETSPIGPFQQWPTGLGFEYWYGFQGGETSQYYPQLFKNTTPVEQPKSPEQGYHFTEDITEDAIAWISQQKSINPDKPYFMYFATGAAHAPLHAPKEWIDKFKGQFDEGWDAMREHTLARQKEMGIVPENTQLTARPDAIPAWETLSADEKKLYARQMEVFAGFLAHTDYWVGKLIESARSLPGGENTMVIYVIGDNGSSAEGTMTGTLNNMMTQNGFPDNVERQLEEMESLGGPEHENHFAVPWAWAGSTPFQWMKRVPSHFGGTRNGLIISWPASIKAKGEKRTQFHHSVDITPTILEAAHVEMPTSINGVEQTPLAGVPMNYTFDNADAKDTRTVQYFETGGHRAIYKDGWVAASFHGIPWQLTGSVGFKDNKWELYNIDEDFSEANDLAEQYPEKLEELKAVFDEEARKFNVYPLDDRFAERASNPNRPSVTRGKTEFSYLAGTERVPEGSAPPAYARTHTISSKINYTKGDEGVIVANGGTSAGYSLYIKENKLVYYYNFFHMNHYHVASAALPEGELDIQMKYTQESTEYGGGGTAQLFVNGQKVGEGKIGKVVPARYSATETMDIGKDLGSTVSPEYKAPYAYTGEIEYVKFKLD, translated from the coding sequence ATGAAACAAATTGTTTTTTTATTCCTACTTGCGTTAATGGCATCATGCATGCAACCGCAACCGCAAAAGCAAGCAGAAAGCGAAAATAGCTTGCCTTATCCTCCGCCCGAATTCCATGGGAAAATTGGAACTACTTTCGAAGATTCGGAAGAGGACTATCCGCAACCATTCGAGGCTCCCGAAGGTGCTCCCAACGTGATCGTTGTACTTTTAGACGATGTTGGTTTTGGCCAGGCCGGAGTTATGGGAGGTCCTATACCTACACCCGCTATGGATAAACTGGCTTCCAACGGGCTTACCTACACACGTTTCCACACTACAGGTATTTGTAGCCCTACGCGTGCTGCTCTACTTACGGGAAGAAACCATCATCAAACGGGTTTTGGTACTATTTCCGAACTTTCAACAGGCTACCCTGGTTACAACAGTATTTGGGGAAAAGATGTTGGGACTGTTGCTGAAATACTGAAGCAGAATGGTTACAGCACGGCAGCCTGGGGGAAATGGCACAACACCCCCGATTGGGAAACCAGTCCGATTGGTCCTTTCCAACAATGGCCTACCGGGCTTGGATTTGAATATTGGTACGGATTCCAGGGGGGCGAAACCAGTCAGTACTATCCGCAATTATTTAAGAACACCACTCCTGTAGAACAACCAAAATCACCTGAACAAGGTTACCACTTTACAGAGGATATTACTGAAGATGCCATCGCATGGATAAGTCAGCAAAAATCCATCAATCCCGATAAACCTTATTTTATGTACTTTGCTACCGGTGCTGCACATGCACCGCTTCATGCACCAAAAGAATGGATCGACAAATTTAAAGGACAATTCGATGAGGGTTGGGATGCCATGCGCGAACATACTTTGGCACGTCAAAAAGAAATGGGTATTGTTCCCGAAAATACGCAATTGACTGCACGCCCCGATGCCATTCCTGCCTGGGAAACGTTAAGTGCCGACGAAAAGAAATTGTACGCCCGCCAAATGGAAGTGTTTGCAGGTTTCCTGGCACATACCGACTATTGGGTCGGTAAATTAATTGAGTCTGCCAGAAGTTTGCCCGGAGGCGAAAACACCATGGTGATTTATGTAATTGGGGACAATGGTTCGAGTGCTGAAGGAACCATGACAGGCACCCTAAACAATATGATGACCCAAAATGGTTTCCCCGATAATGTGGAACGCCAGTTGGAAGAAATGGAAAGTTTGGGTGGGCCTGAGCATGAAAACCACTTTGCAGTGCCATGGGCATGGGCTGGTAGTACACCATTTCAGTGGATGAAACGTGTACCTTCGCATTTTGGTGGTACCCGCAACGGATTAATCATTTCGTGGCCGGCATCGATTAAAGCAAAAGGTGAAAAAAGAACCCAGTTTCATCATTCCGTTGATATTACTCCAACTATTTTAGAAGCGGCACATGTTGAAATGCCAACCAGCATAAATGGTGTTGAGCAAACGCCTTTAGCCGGTGTTCCGATGAATTATACGTTTGATAATGCCGATGCTAAAGACACACGCACGGTGCAATATTTCGAAACCGGAGGTCATCGTGCCATATACAAAGATGGCTGGGTAGCTGCCTCGTTCCATGGAATTCCCTGGCAACTCACAGGGTCTGTCGGCTTTAAGGACAATAAATGGGAATTGTATAATATTGACGAGGATTTCTCGGAGGCCAACGATTTGGCGGAACAATACCCGGAAAAGCTGGAAGAGTTAAAGGCAGTGTTTGATGAAGAAGCCAGAAAATTTAATGTTTATCCGTTAGACGATCGTTTTGCCGAACGGGCAAGCAACCCGAACCGTCCTTCGGTAACAAGGGGGAAAACCGAGTTTTCATACCTTGCCGGTACCGAGCGTGTTCCCGAAGGAAGTGCGCCTCCTGCATATGCACGCACACATACTATTTCCAGTAAGATTAACTATACAAAAGGAGATGAAGGTGTAATTGTTGCCAATGGCGGTACTTCTGCAGGTTATTCGCTGTACATTAAAGAGAACAAGTTGGTTTACTATTACAACTTCTTCCATATGAACCACTACCACGTGGCCTCTGCTGCTTTACCTGAAGGAGAGCTGGATATTCAAATGAAGTACACCCAGGAATCGACCGAATATGGTGGTGGCGGAACGGCACAGCTGTTTGTAAACGGGCAGAAAGTTGGTGAAGGAAAAATTGGAAAAGTAGTACCTGCCAGGTATTCAGCTACCGAAACCATGGATATTGGTAAAGACCTGGGCTCTACTGTTTCACCGGAGTATAAAGCACCTTATGCTTACACCGGAGAAATTGAGTATGTGAAGTTTAAATTAGATTAA
- a CDS encoding family 43 glycosylhydrolase — MKYINSFFLLLIIGNICYAQNPFITHMYTADPSARVFNDTLYVYPSHDEDTASWFFMQDWHVFSTTDMENWTDHGVAFSLKNLSWAEKMAWAPDCIERNGKYYFYYPVEQSMIGVAVSDKPYGYFEDPLDSALIHIKSKGVVCNRDFIDPAVFIDDDGQAYLYMGQLVVNAIKLNDDMISYDGEVHLLEGTDDFFEASWMHKYKGKYYLSYVGKRGEIKYCMSDKPLGPFEYKGVILPKMNSGTSHHSIVEYKGQWYMFYHNSDLYFKNHPEIEEKFGWGHKGSPHTFRRSICFDKLYYNEDGTIMQVIPTK; from the coding sequence ATGAAATATATTAATTCCTTTTTTTTATTGCTGATAATTGGAAATATCTGTTATGCTCAAAATCCATTTATTACTCATATGTACACAGCTGATCCTTCGGCAAGAGTATTTAACGATACGCTATACGTGTACCCCTCACATGACGAAGACACAGCTTCTTGGTTCTTTATGCAGGACTGGCATGTATTTTCAACCACCGACATGGAGAATTGGACTGATCATGGTGTGGCTTTTTCACTGAAAAATTTAAGCTGGGCTGAAAAAATGGCTTGGGCTCCGGATTGTATTGAAAGAAATGGGAAATACTATTTCTATTATCCTGTTGAACAGAGCATGATTGGTGTTGCCGTTAGCGATAAACCTTATGGCTATTTTGAAGATCCGCTTGATTCAGCACTAATTCATATCAAATCAAAAGGAGTAGTTTGTAACCGCGATTTTATTGATCCCGCTGTTTTCATTGATGATGATGGTCAGGCATATCTTTATATGGGACAATTGGTTGTAAATGCCATAAAATTAAACGATGACATGATCTCTTATGATGGAGAAGTTCATTTGCTCGAAGGAACAGATGACTTTTTCGAAGCGTCCTGGATGCATAAATACAAAGGCAAATATTATCTCTCGTATGTTGGAAAAAGAGGTGAGATAAAATACTGCATGAGTGACAAGCCCTTGGGCCCGTTTGAGTACAAAGGTGTGATCCTTCCCAAAATGAATAGTGGCACAAGTCACCATTCCATAGTTGAATACAAAGGTCAATGGTACATGTTTTACCATAATTCTGACTTATACTTTAAAAACCATCCTGAAATAGAGGAAAAATTTGGCTGGGGTCATAAAGGAAGTCCACATACATTTCGCAGATCGATATGTTTTGATAAATTATACTACAATGAGGATGGCACTATTATGCAAGTAATTCCAACGAAGTAG
- a CDS encoding AAA family ATPase, protein MITKFKTINNLAVFKNFDWNSTIRDKGNNVVIFKPINIIYGRNYSGKTTLSRIVRALETGNLSDKYENPQFEVSITDVADSTPNNLTGHGKKIRVFNEDFVKANLRFIVNPDESIAPFAIIGGNATIEAEIQELKNELGEKENIEEGIDATGFYLELKNVSATAKTALLAFQTANRSLNDQLSSKATNNPNGIKYKSDKYGDQNYNINKLKNDIETVLEASFQPLTDDEVTQKLNLLQERANPDIPEISKPNLKLASLNLKAKELVTKSISSSNKIDQLLKDAILNRWVKEGRQLHKEKLEKCSFCGNDISLERWKELDSHFDEESEKLEKEIDLLISETKNSIQNIDSKLQINKNVFYSKFHSDLDTLITNRQQTINNIKIELNTVKEKLQERKDDLLNPKNYNDITDYSQQLEDCWTAFETLRTQANEYSNSLGTEQTEAKRLLRLREVSDFTTNIQYGNTIAGIQSLKATSDIEIQNKQVVEEKIKQQIDQIEDKERLMKDEEKGALKVNEYLNNFFGHDFLSLQALEETDDFGGKKIKFEIVRNGVKAHHLSEGESSLIAFCYFMAKLEDVETKGSKPIIWIDDPISSLDSNHIFFVYSLINAEIFSKQEFEQIFISTHNLDFLKYLKRLPGALNKNQCSYFLISRENEISKINIMPRYLKDYVTEFNFLFHQIYKCSVVDAEDENQHNLYYNFGNNTRKFLEAFLYYKYPNANSDIEKLTKFFGNNRQASAMTDRINNEFSHLEGLFERSMTPIDIPEMKKTAKFILDKIKEKDNEQYNALLLSIGIEMENEV, encoded by the coding sequence ATGATTACAAAGTTTAAAACGATAAATAATCTTGCCGTATTTAAAAATTTTGATTGGAATTCAACCATTCGAGATAAAGGAAACAATGTTGTTATTTTTAAACCAATCAATATTATTTATGGTCGAAATTATTCGGGAAAAACTACACTTTCTCGTATTGTTAGAGCATTAGAAACCGGTAACTTATCCGACAAGTATGAGAATCCTCAATTTGAAGTTAGTATCACAGATGTTGCAGATAGCACACCTAACAATTTAACTGGACACGGGAAAAAAATCAGAGTTTTTAACGAAGACTTTGTAAAAGCCAATCTTCGTTTTATAGTAAATCCAGATGAAAGCATTGCACCATTTGCAATAATTGGCGGTAATGCTACAATAGAAGCTGAAATCCAGGAACTTAAAAACGAATTAGGTGAAAAAGAAAACATTGAAGAAGGAATAGATGCAACAGGATTTTACCTTGAATTGAAAAATGTTTCTGCGACGGCTAAAACTGCGTTGCTAGCATTTCAAACAGCAAATAGGTCTTTAAACGACCAATTAAGTTCTAAAGCAACTAACAATCCTAACGGAATAAAGTACAAGTCTGATAAGTATGGTGACCAAAACTACAATATTAACAAGTTAAAAAATGACATTGAAACTGTTTTAGAAGCGTCTTTTCAGCCGTTAACTGATGATGAAGTAACCCAAAAACTTAATTTGCTTCAGGAAAGAGCAAATCCAGATATTCCGGAAATTTCAAAACCAAATTTAAAATTAGCCTCACTTAATTTAAAGGCAAAGGAACTTGTAACGAAGTCAATCAGCAGTTCCAATAAAATAGATCAGCTTTTAAAAGATGCTATTCTCAATCGTTGGGTAAAGGAAGGACGTCAACTACATAAAGAAAAACTTGAGAAATGTTCATTTTGTGGTAACGATATATCACTGGAGCGTTGGAAAGAACTAGACAGCCATTTTGATGAAGAATCTGAAAAATTAGAAAAGGAAATTGATTTATTAATTTCTGAAACCAAAAATTCAATTCAGAATATTGACTCAAAGCTTCAAATAAACAAAAATGTGTTTTATTCAAAATTTCATTCCGATTTGGACACTTTGATTACAAATAGGCAACAAACTATTAATAACATAAAAATTGAATTAAATACTGTCAAAGAAAAGCTTCAAGAACGTAAAGATGATTTACTCAATCCAAAGAATTATAATGATATCACAGATTACAGTCAACAACTCGAAGATTGTTGGACAGCGTTTGAAACTCTCAGAACCCAAGCAAACGAATACAGTAATTCTTTAGGGACAGAACAAACAGAAGCAAAAAGATTATTGCGATTGAGGGAAGTCAGCGATTTTACAACAAACATTCAATATGGCAATACAATAGCAGGTATTCAATCTTTGAAGGCAACTTCTGATATTGAAATACAAAATAAGCAAGTTGTAGAAGAAAAAATCAAACAGCAAATTGATCAAATTGAGGATAAAGAACGTTTGATGAAGGACGAAGAAAAAGGGGCACTAAAAGTAAATGAGTATCTCAATAATTTTTTCGGACACGACTTTCTATCATTACAAGCATTAGAAGAAACCGATGATTTTGGTGGTAAAAAAATAAAATTTGAAATTGTTCGTAATGGAGTCAAAGCTCATCATTTGAGTGAGGGAGAAAGTAGTCTTATAGCGTTTTGTTATTTCATGGCAAAGCTTGAAGATGTCGAGACGAAAGGGAGTAAACCAATTATTTGGATTGATGACCCAATTTCAAGCTTGGATAGTAATCATATATTTTTTGTTTACAGCCTAATTAACGCTGAGATCTTTTCAAAACAAGAATTTGAGCAAATATTCATTTCTACGCACAATCTTGATTTCCTAAAATACTTGAAACGATTACCAGGTGCTTTGAATAAAAATCAGTGCAGCTATTTTTTAATTTCTAGAGAAAATGAAATCAGCAAGATTAATATAATGCCTAGGTATTTGAAAGATTATGTAACAGAGTTTAATTTTCTTTTCCACCAAATTTACAAGTGTTCGGTTGTAGATGCTGAAGATGAAAATCAACACAATTTGTATTATAACTTTGGAAATAACACTCGAAAATTCTTAGAAGCTTTTTTATATTACAAATACCCAAATGCTAATAGTGATATTGAAAAGCTGACAAAGTTTTTTGGAAACAATAGACAAGCTTCGGCAATGACCGATAGAATCAACAATGAATTTTCGCATTTGGAAGGGTTGTTTGAAAGAAGTATGACACCTATAGATATTCCTGAAATGAAAAAAACAGCAAAATTCATTCTAGATAAAATCAAAGAAAAAGATAATGAGCAATATAACGCTTTATTACTAAGTATTGGAATAGAAATGGAAAACGAAGTATAA